The genomic DNA GTCCTGGCCCGCCACGGCGACGGAACTCTACGGGTACACGTACGAGGCTCTCGTCGGCCGACCGCTCCGGACGCTCTGGGCCGACGAGCGGACGGCCCCCGACGAGGTGGCGGACCTCCTCTCGGAGGCCCGCCACGCCCCCGTCGAGGCGGAGGGGTGGCACGTCCGCGCCGACGGGGAGGTGTTCTGGGCGACCTGTGCGATCTCCCCCATCGAGAACGCCGCGTTCCACGGCTACGGCGTCGTCTGCCAGGACACGACCGATCGCAAGCAGTACGAGCGGATGCTCGAACGGCAGAACGACCGCCTCAAGGAGTTCACCGACATCCTCAGCCACGACCTCCGGAACCCGCTCAACGTCATCACCGGCCGGCTCCAGCTGTACGAGGAGACCGGCGAACCGGAGCACATCGAGGAGATCCGCCGGACGACCGACCGGATGGAGCGGCTCATCGACGACCTCCTGCGGGTCGCCCGACAGGGTGACGTGGTCGAGGACCCGGAACCGGTCGACCTCGAACGCGTCGTGGCCGTCGCCCGCGAGGGGACGATGCACGACCGGGCGACCCTGGAGTACGTGGCGGTGCCACGGCTGATGGCCGAGGAGGACCGCCTCGTCGAACTGTTCGAGAACCTGCTTCGCAACGCTACGGAGCACGGTGGCGCGGCCGTCTCCGTCGTCGTCGGGCCGATGGAGGACGGGTTCTTCGTCGCCGACGACGGCCCCGGCATCCCCGAGACCGAGCGGGAGCGGGTGTTCGACCACGGCTACACCACGAACCCGGACGGCTCGGGGTTCGGCCTCTCGGTCGTGCGCACGGTCGTCGGCGCCCACGGCTGGGACGTGGCCGTCACCGAGGGCGAGGGCGGCGGCGCCCGCTTCGAGGTCACGGGTATCGAGTTCGTCGAGTGAACCGCGACCACTCGCTCACCGCACCGTCCCGCGGCCGGGGCCAACCGGCCGGGAGCCCACCTCGCGAAGTACCGCTCGGGACATCGGTTTTCCGTCCGCGACCCGTACTCGAACCATGCCCGATTCCATCCCCGACACCGTGACCGATGCGCTCGCGGACGTGCCCGTCGAGGGAGCGACGGCCCTGGAGGCCGGTGCCGGGGTCGGCAACGGGACGGCCGGGCTGCTGGCCGCCGGCGCGGAGACCGTGTACTCCGTGACGGACGAGGCCGACCACGCCCGGACGGTCCGTGAGCGCTGCCCCGGCGCGAGCGCCCTCCAGGCCGACCTCCGAGCGGTCCCGCTCCCGGACGACACTATCGACGTGGTGCTGGCCCACGGACTGTTCAACGTCCTGCCGAACGAGACGGCCGCGGCGGTCGCCACCGAGTTGACGCGGGTCGTCGCCCCCGGCGGCTGGCTCGTGCTCGACGACTACGACCCGCACCCGCCCGACTCCCGGATCCGGCGGCTGTACGCCGTCGAGAACGCACTGGCGGAGCTCGCCCGGGCACGACCGGCCTACGTGTTCCACCCGGCGGAGGAACTCCGCGCCCTGTTCACCGGCCACGGGTGGATCCACGAGCGGACAGCGACGTTGCTCGACCCGGTGCCGTGGACCCACGAACATATGCAGGCGCACGCCGACGCGGCGCGGCGGGCCGCGACGGCCGTCCCGGACGAGCTCGCCGACCCGCTGCTCGAACGGGCCGAACGGTTGGCCGCCGAGGGGGAGGACCCGACGGGCCGGATGTACTCGCTGGCACTGCGCTACGACGAGTGACGGCACCGGTTCGGCCCCTGTCCATCGTCTCGGCCGCGGGCACCGGAACCGCCCGGGCGGGACGGTCGGGTGCCGGAGCGGTCGCGCCCGCGGGGAGGAGTAACTCGCCATCGGAGCCGGCACCGCCGGAGGGGCCGCCGACCGTCGAACTACCGGCCACTCGAATCGCTTGCTGGCTCGGTTCGCTCGTTCCGCCGGAACAGCGGGCCGACCAGCCCGAGGAGGACCACGAGCAGTCCGGCCATCACGACGATCGCCCCGCCTACCGAGTACCCCTGGACGGCCTCCACGACGCTGTTGAGGCCGCCGACGAGGATGAGTGCGATGCCGAACAGCTGGAGCCTGAGGGCGGCCGTCATCACCAGGGAACCCGTCCGCCGGCACTAAACCTCCCCTGATTCGAGAACGGCGGTGCAGGCGGGGGGGGTCCCGTCCGGCCCGACAGCGAGGGACTTGAGATGCCGTCCATAGCGGGGGAAACGGGTAGGAGGAGTGGCGCCAACGGATAGCCCGTGCAGACGTACGACGCGTACCGGACGGCGCTGGCGGATGTCCCGCTCCCGGCGGCGTTCGTCGACCTCGATGCGCTGGCGGCGAACGTCGCGACGGTGCAGGACCGGGGCGCCGGGACCCGGGTCCGGGTCGCCTCGAAGTCCGTGCGGTGTCGCGAAATACTGGATCGCGTGACCGACGCCGCCGGCATCCGCGGCCTGATGTGCTACACCGGCCGCGAGGCCGCGTACCTCCACGAGCACGGCTTCGACGACCTGCTGGTGGCGTATCCGGTGCTCTCCCGGGACGAACTCGACCCCGCTGCCGACGCGGTGGCCGACGGTGCGGACGTGACGCTGATGGCCGACTGCGCCGAGCACGTCGAGCGAGCCGCGGCGGCCGCACGCGACGCCGACGTGGTGTTCGACCTGTGCATCGACGTGGACATGTCGACCGAGCACCTCACCCAGTGGTTCGGCGTGAAGCGCTCGGGCGTCCGCTCGCCCGAGGCGGCGCTCGACCTCGCGGCGACCATCGACGCCGCCGAGGGCGTCGACCTGGCGGGTATCATGGGCTACGACGCGCAGATCGCCGGGCTCCCGGATCGGGACCCGTCGAACTCGGCGGCGCTGAACGCCGTCATCCGGCGGCTGAAGGAGCGCTCGAAACCAGTCCTGCGAAAGCGCCGCCAGGACGTGGCCCGCGCGCTCGACGAGGAGTACGGCCTCCCGCTGGTCAACGGCGGCGGCACGGGGAGCGTCGAGTTCACCGTCGGCGACCCGTGGGTGACGGAGGTGACGGTGGGGAGCGGCTTCTACGCCCCCCGCCTGTTCGACTGGTACGACCGCTTCCAGCACGAACCCGCGGCGGGCTACGCCATCGAGGTGACGCGGATGCCCGACCCGACCATCTTCACCTGCCGGGGCGGCGGCTACGTCGCCAGCGGCCCGCCGGGCGAGGACAAGGCGCCGGCCCCCGAGTTGCCCGAGGGCGCCGCGTTGCTCGACGAGGAGGGCGCCGGTGAGGTCCAGACGCCGGTGCGCTACGACGGCCCGGTCGACCTGGACTACGGCGACCCCATCGTGATGCGCCACGCGAAGGCCGGCGAACTCTGCCGGTCGTTCCGCGAACTCCACCTCGTCCGCGGGGACGAGGTGGTCGAGACGGTTCCCACGTACCGAGGTGACGAGACGTGTTTCCTGTGACCCGACACGCCGGACGCCCCGGCGCACGCGAGGTGACGCACCGATGATGGAGTGGTCCAACTGGTCCGGCAGCGCGACCTGCCAGCCCGCGTCGGTCCACTACCCGCGGACGCTGGCCGACATCCAGCGCGCGCTCCGGGCGGCCGGCCCCGACGACACCGTCCGGGTCGTGGGCGCGGGCCACTCGTTCCCGGCGGTCGCGACCAGCGACGACGTGCTCCTGTCGCTGGAGCGTTACACCGGCCTCGTCGACGTGGACACCGACGCAGAGACCGTCACCGTCCGTGCCGGGACGAGCCTCCACGACCTGAACCGCGCGCTCGCCGAGCACGGCCTCGCGCTGGAGAACATGGGCGACATCGACCGGCAGTCCGTCGCGGGGGCGCTCGCGACCGGGACCCACGGCACCGGCGACGAGTTCGGCGTCATCGCGACGACGGTCGAGCGACTCCGGCTCGTCACGGCCGACGGCGGCACGCGCGAACTCACGCCCGAGGACGGGGAGGCGTTCCGTGCGGCCTGCGTCTCCCTCGGGACGCTCGGTGTCGTCACCGAAGTCACCCTCTCCGTGCGCCCGGCGTACAAACTGGAGGAGCGGACCTGGACCGCGGACATCGACGACGCGCTCGCGGACATCGACCGCCACCGCGCCGAGCACGACCACTTCGAGTTCTGGTGGTTCCCCCACACCGGGACGGCGTGGATGAAGACGCTGGACGAGGTACCCGACGACACGCCGGACGACCCCACGCCCGCGTACGAGGAGCGGTTCGAGAACCTGGCGTGGGAGGGCATCTGCCGGCTGGGGACCGCGCTCCCGCGGGCCGCCACGCCGTCTCTCAACCGCGCCACCGTGGCGACGTTCGACGAGAGCCGGGCCGTCGGGCCCTCGCACGAGGTGTACCCGACGACGCGCGACGTGCGGTTCAACGAGAGCGAGTTCGGCGTCCCGCTGGACGACGCGGTCGACGCCTTCGAGGCCCTCCGCGAGACCGTCCGGGACCACCGGGTCCAGTTCCCCGTCGAGTTCCGGACCGTCGCGGGCGACGACCTGCCCATCTCCCCGGCCTACGGTCGGGACTCGGCGTTCCTCGCCTGCCACACCTACCACCGCAAGCCGTACCGCGCGTTCCTGGAGGACTGCGCCGCGACGCTGGAACCGTACGATGCCCGGGCCCACTGGGGCAAGCACCACTGGTACGACGCCGACGACTTCGCCGACCTGTACCCGGAGTGGGAGACGTTCCAGCGCATGCGCCGGGAGTTCGACCCCGACGGCCGGTTCCTCAACGACCACCTCGCCCGGGTGTTCGGGACCGACGGCGTGGCGTCGGGGGGCGAGACGCCAGCGCCCGCGGACGACGACTGAGTCGGTCAGTCGCCGGCGACCACCGACGGGTAGTCGGCGATGAGACCGTCGACGCCCAGTTCGGCCAGCCGCGAGGCCTCGTGCCACTCGCGGACGGTCCAGGCGTTGACGGCCCAGCCGTGGTCGGCCGCCGCCTCCAGCACGGTGTCGCGCGTGTCGGGGACGCCGCCGGCGTCTCCGGGGTCGGCCCACGGGTCCACGCGCGGGTCGTCCGCGAGGAGCACGTCGAGCGGCGGGTGGAGGGCCGCACAGTCGTGCTCGCGGGCGACGGCGACGGCGTCGTCGACGTTCGTGAGCGTGAGCGCGGCCGTCGGGTGGGCGCCGAGGTCGCCGGCGACGGCGAGTGCGGCCTCGCAGAACGAGGAGAACAGGACGTCCACGGCGGCGGCCGCGCAGTCGTCGAGTACGCGCTCGACGAAGGGCCGCCAGACCTCGCGCTGTGTGGCGAGCGCGTCGTCGTCCAGGTTCGTGCCCGGGCGGATGTTGTGCGTGCCCGGGTTCTTCAGCTCGACGTTGAGGCGCACGTCGTCGGGGCAGGCGTCGAGAACCGCCGCCAGGGTCGGCACCGTCTCGCCTGAACCCAGCACCTCGGCCGCCGTCACCTCGTCGAGCGGCGTCTCCCAGACGACACCCTCCCCGTCGGTCAGTCCAGGGCCGCCGTCGTCGGCCGTGTCGAGCCGGCTGTCGTGGATGACGACCGGCGTCCCGTCGGCGGCGGGCTGGACGTCCACCTCGACCATCCCCGTCTCCGGGTGCGCGCCGGCCCGGCGGACCGCGCGGACGGTGTTCTGCGGGTCGGTGCCGGCGAAGCCACGATGGGCGACGAGCGTCGGGCTGGCCATCACGCGCCGGTCGGGCGGGAACGGACTTCAACGGGGCGCCCGGCGAGGGCGCAGTCTGGGAGACGCCGCTGGCGGCGGTGTCGGGGCGCCCGGCGACGGGACTCGGGAGAGGCGGGCGACGGTGGTGTCGGCCCGGCGTCGTTCAGACGTGCTCGTCGAACCGGACGACGAGGGCGCCGAATACGAGCGTGAGAACGGTTGTGGCGACGATGCCCGCGGCCGCCGCCGAGGAGAGGCCGGCAGCGGCGAGTCCGAGGTAGCCACCCGCGGCCCCCAGGGCCAGGAGCGCGCCGAGGACGACGACGGCCGTCCGGGTATCGGGGAACAGTGACGATGCGCCGACCGTCGTCGGGTCACGGCCCGGGACGGGCGAGCGGGTCCGGGGCTCCTCCTGGCCGGCGATAGCCTCGAGCACGTCCATCGGGTCGACGTCGTCGAGGTCGGGGTCGATGCTCGTCCCCGCCGTGTCGTCGCGGGCGGCCACGGCGTCGAACCCGTCGGTGTCGGCGAGCGCGGCCGCGGCGCCGGAGCCCGGGGTGTCGCCCAGGTCCGCGCCGGCGGAGTCCTCGACGGCCGCCCCGGTCGGGACCGACGACTCCTGGGTCGCCCACCCCGGGAGGTCCTCGTCCTCGAGACTGTCGAAGTCGACCGCGTCGACAGCCCCCTCCTCGCCGTCGTTGCTCGACATCACGTGGCCTCGTTGCCCGTGCTGGGCGCGCCACCCTCAATAATCCGTCGCCCGGGCGCAGCCACCGCCTGTGGCCCGTTCGGCCGCCGTCGCCGGGACGAAAGCACACAAGCGACACCCGCCCACGCCCGGGGACGACCACGGGACGGCGCGCGGATACGGCGACCGTCCGGGGACCGATTTATGGCGCCCCCGCGACAGACTGGCGTATGGCATCCGCACGCCTCGCAGACAGGACCGTCCTCATCACGGGGGCGGGGTCGGGAATCGGCCGCGAGACGACCATCCGGTGCGCCGAGGAGGGCGCGAACGTGATCGCGACCGACGTGGACACGAACGGCGGCCAGGAGACCGTCGAGATGGTCAGGGAGGCCGACCCCGACGGCATCGTCGAGTTCGAGAAGCTGGACGTGACGGACAAGGAGACGTTCCGGGAGGTCGCCGACGAGACCGCCGAGCAGTACGGGCTGGACTGCGTCGTCAACAACGCCGGCACCGGCCACCCGCCCGCCAACGTCGAGGACGTCAGCGACGGCACGTTCGAGTACGTGATGGACGTGAACCTGCGGGGCGTCTGGAACGGCTGTCACGTGACGCTCCCGCACCTGAAGGAGGGCGACGGCGACGCAGCCATCGTCAACGTCTCCTCGCTGGCGGGCTTCCTGGGCTTCCCGCAGCAGTCGGTCTACTCGCTGACGAAGGGCGCCGTCCTCAACTTCTCGCGGGCGGTGGCCGCCGAGGCCGGCTACGCCGGCGTCCGCTGTAACGCGGTCTGTCCGGGCTTCACGGACACGCCGCTGGGGCGCCAGTACTTCGAGACGAAGGGCGACCCGGAGAAGGCGATGGAGAAGGCCGCGAAGCAGTACCCCCTGAAGCGCCTGGGCGAGCCCAACGAGATCGCCGAGCCCATCCTGTTCCTCCTGAGCGAGGACGCCTCCTGGATCTCCGGGCACGGCCTCGTCGTGGACGGCGGCTTCTCGATCACGTAATCGCGACGGCGCGAACCCCTTCGTTTCCGGTCGAACTCCCGAGAGCGAGTGGCGACGCTCGGCGCGGCGCTGTCGTCGCCCCGGACGCGAAGTTCAAACCGGAAGCCGCAGCAACGGGTCCCGTGCCAGCCCGCCATCCGACCCCCGCCGACGGAGACCGATGAGCGACCGCGGACTCGTCGCCTACGAGCGTCCCGACGGTCGGTACAACTGCCACTACGCCCACTGGGGCGCGGGCGACGGCCTCGCCGACCGGCTCGCGCCCGCGACCCCGTTCGGCGGCGCCGACCCGCGGGCCGAGTGGGCCGCCGGCCTCCTGCGCGACCTGCTCGTCGCCACGGGGACGGCCCCGGAGTCGGTCGCGGGGCGCGTCCCCGCGGCGGCGGCGACGGCGGTCGACCCGACCCCGCTGGCCGTCGGGGTCCCCCGCGACGACCTCGCCGCTCACGTCGCCTTCGGCATCCACGAGGCGCTGCACCTCGTCGACCGGGCGTTCGCGGTCACGACCTTCCTCGCGGTCCCGTTCGACCTCGCGCCCGTGGCCGACACCATCGACGGGGCGAGCGTCGACCCCGCACGCGGCGGCGTGCTGGTCCCCGTCGAGGGGTCGGTCGAACTGCTCCGCGAGCGCGCCGCGGGGGCGCGCGAGGCCCTGGGCGCGGCCGTCGACGGCGGGATCGCACCCGCGGCCGCGCGGCTGGCGCTCCGCGAGACCGCCGCACGCTGGGTCGGCGCCGACCGGTTGCTCGTCGCGGACGGGGCGCCCGGTCGGAGCGACGCCGGACCCTGATTCCACCCGGCCGTCGCCACCGACCGTTCCGGGTGGGCGGCGACCGTAACGGGGTTGACCCGGGCGGCGCTACACGGCGGCAGTGACCGACGAGGATGGAGCGGCGGCGGGCGAGGCCCCCGACGAGGAGGACCTCCCGCCGGCACCCGAGAGCGCGGTGACCGGCCGCGGCGTCGAGACGGTGGTCGCGCCGACGGCCGCGGACGCGCTGGCGGTCTGCGAGCGTGCGCTCGCCCGGGACGCCCTGCTCACGGTGTTCGGCCGCTGCAGCGTCGAGTACGACGGCCGCGCGAGTTCGTCGCTCGGCCCCGGCGACCGCCTGCTCGTCTGCAAGCCCGACGGGAGCGTCCTCGTCCACACGGACGAGGGCCAGCAACCGGTGAACTGGCAACCCCCCGGCTGTACGGTCGAGCCGTCGCTGGTGGCCTCCGGGGGCGGGGGCGGGAGCGCGAGCGCGGGTGGCGACGATGGGGACGGCAGCGGGGACGAGGACGGCGTGGCGCGCGAGCCCCGGCTGCGCGTCCGGAGCGAGCGCACGACCCCGGCCGAGGAGCTGGAGGTGACCTTCGACCGCGTCGCGCAGGCCTCGGCGTACGACGCGGTCGACCCGGAGGAGCTGGCGCTGACGGGGACGGAGGCGGACCTCCGCGAGCGGATCCTCGCGGACCCCGAACTCGTCGAACCGGGGTTCACGCCGCTGGCGACCGAGCGCTCGACGCCCGCGGGCGCGGTCGACATCTACGGCGAGGACGCGGACGGCCGGACGGTGGTGCTGGAGCTGAAGCGCCGGCGCGTGGGGCCGGACGCGGTGGGCCAGCTCTCCCGGTACGTCGACGCGCTCCGACGCGACCTCCACGAGGACGCCGACGTCCGGGGCGTGCTGGTCGCGCCGTCGGTGACCGACCGGGCGCGCCAGCTGCTGGCGGAGGAGGGCCTGGAGTTCGTCTCGCTGGAACCGCCAGATAACTCGTGAATGGCAGCACTATTTTGATAGTTTCGATATTAGACACACAATATCATATTTATTCGAGTTATTGGAGCATCTACTTCATACGCTGACGGCCACGACAGCGGGCCGCCTACGAAGCCCTCGCGCGCTCAGGGCCCCGCGGCTCGCTGCGCTCCTCGGTCGCTCACTTCGTTCGCTCCCTGCGGTGCTTGCGTCGTCCGGGCACCGTCGGAGCAAGCTCCGACGAGGTCTCGCTCGCTCCGCTCGCGAGACGACCGCTGAGCGCGCTCGACGAAGGCGGCCGACGCAAGCACCGCAGCGCGCCTCCGGCGCGCAAGGAGCGCAGCGAGGCCCCCGAGTCGAGAGCGCGAGGGCTTCGTAGCCGTCTCCGTCATCACACCCCTGAGAGAGCGCGAGGGCTTCGTAGCTGTCTCCACCGCCGAGACCGCACCCGTCAGAGAGCGCGAGGGGTCCGGGCCGCAGCCGACACGTCTTAGCCCCCGACAGCCAACGAACGCGTATGAGCGGCCACGACGCACCCAGGAGCGGCCTCGGGCCCCGGCGCCTTCGGGCGGACGGCGTCCGGGGCCTCGTCAGCGAGACCGACGTCCAGGCGAGCGACCTCGTCGCGCCCGTCTTCGTCGACGCCACCACGGACGACCGCCAACCCATCCCCTCGATGCCGGGTCACGAGCGCGTCCCCGTCGACGAGGCGGTCACGCGCGTACGCGAGGTGCTGGAGACGGGCGTCGAGGCGGTCATCCTGTTCGGCATCCCCGAGTCGAAGGACGCCGAGGGCTCGCGCGCCGACGCCGAGGACGGCGTCGTCCAGCGCGCCACCCGGGCGATAACGGCCGAGACGGACGCCTACGTCATCGCGGACCTCTGTCTCTGCGAGTACACCGACCACGGCCACTGTGGCCTCCTCGAAGCGGACGCCGCCGAGGACCCGCGC from Haloglomus litoreum includes the following:
- the nucS gene encoding endonuclease NucS translates to MVAPTAADALAVCERALARDALLTVFGRCSVEYDGRASSSLGPGDRLLVCKPDGSVLVHTDEGQQPVNWQPPGCTVEPSLVASGGGGGSASAGGDDGDGSGDEDGVAREPRLRVRSERTTPAEELEVTFDRVAQASAYDAVDPEELALTGTEADLRERILADPELVEPGFTPLATERSTPAGAVDIYGEDADGRTVVLELKRRRVGPDAVGQLSRYVDALRRDLHEDADVRGVLVAPSVTDRARQLLAEEGLEFVSLEPPDNS
- a CDS encoding DUF6735 family protein — protein: MSDRGLVAYERPDGRYNCHYAHWGAGDGLADRLAPATPFGGADPRAEWAAGLLRDLLVATGTAPESVAGRVPAAAATAVDPTPLAVGVPRDDLAAHVAFGIHEALHLVDRAFAVTTFLAVPFDLAPVADTIDGASVDPARGGVLVPVEGSVELLRERAAGAREALGAAVDGGIAPAAARLALRETAARWVGADRLLVADGAPGRSDAGP
- a CDS encoding two-component system sensor histidine kinase NtrB; translated protein: MPMEEERHGDDRVRGETRAERLTGGMAGYAIFMCDPDGEIESWPATATELYGYTYEALVGRPLRTLWADERTAPDEVADLLSEARHAPVEAEGWHVRADGEVFWATCAISPIENAAFHGYGVVCQDTTDRKQYERMLERQNDRLKEFTDILSHDLRNPLNVITGRLQLYEETGEPEHIEEIRRTTDRMERLIDDLLRVARQGDVVEDPEPVDLERVVAVAREGTMHDRATLEYVAVPRLMAEEDRLVELFENLLRNATEHGGAAVSVVVGPMEDGFFVADDGPGIPETERERVFDHGYTTNPDGSGFGLSVVRTVVGAHGWDVAVTEGEGGGARFEVTGIEFVE
- a CDS encoding glycerophosphodiester phosphodiesterase → MASPTLVAHRGFAGTDPQNTVRAVRRAGAHPETGMVEVDVQPAADGTPVVIHDSRLDTADDGGPGLTDGEGVVWETPLDEVTAAEVLGSGETVPTLAAVLDACPDDVRLNVELKNPGTHNIRPGTNLDDDALATQREVWRPFVERVLDDCAAAAVDVLFSSFCEAALAVAGDLGAHPTAALTLTNVDDAVAVAREHDCAALHPPLDVLLADDPRVDPWADPGDAGGVPDTRDTVLEAAADHGWAVNAWTVREWHEASRLAELGVDGLIADYPSVVAGD
- a CDS encoding class I SAM-dependent methyltransferase — encoded protein: MPDSIPDTVTDALADVPVEGATALEAGAGVGNGTAGLLAAGAETVYSVTDEADHARTVRERCPGASALQADLRAVPLPDDTIDVVLAHGLFNVLPNETAAAVATELTRVVAPGGWLVLDDYDPHPPDSRIRRLYAVENALAELARARPAYVFHPAEELRALFTGHGWIHERTATLLDPVPWTHEHMQAHADAARRAATAVPDELADPLLERAERLAAEGEDPTGRMYSLALRYDE
- a CDS encoding D-arabinono-1,4-lactone oxidase; the encoded protein is MMEWSNWSGSATCQPASVHYPRTLADIQRALRAAGPDDTVRVVGAGHSFPAVATSDDVLLSLERYTGLVDVDTDAETVTVRAGTSLHDLNRALAEHGLALENMGDIDRQSVAGALATGTHGTGDEFGVIATTVERLRLVTADGGTRELTPEDGEAFRAACVSLGTLGVVTEVTLSVRPAYKLEERTWTADIDDALADIDRHRAEHDHFEFWWFPHTGTAWMKTLDEVPDDTPDDPTPAYEERFENLAWEGICRLGTALPRAATPSLNRATVATFDESRAVGPSHEVYPTTRDVRFNESEFGVPLDDAVDAFEALRETVRDHRVQFPVEFRTVAGDDLPISPAYGRDSAFLACHTYHRKPYRAFLEDCAATLEPYDARAHWGKHHWYDADDFADLYPEWETFQRMRREFDPDGRFLNDHLARVFGTDGVASGGETPAPADDD
- a CDS encoding SDR family NAD(P)-dependent oxidoreductase, with the translated sequence MASARLADRTVLITGAGSGIGRETTIRCAEEGANVIATDVDTNGGQETVEMVREADPDGIVEFEKLDVTDKETFREVADETAEQYGLDCVVNNAGTGHPPANVEDVSDGTFEYVMDVNLRGVWNGCHVTLPHLKEGDGDAAIVNVSSLAGFLGFPQQSVYSLTKGAVLNFSRAVAAEAGYAGVRCNAVCPGFTDTPLGRQYFETKGDPEKAMEKAAKQYPLKRLGEPNEIAEPILFLLSEDASWISGHGLVVDGGFSIT
- a CDS encoding alanine racemase, with the protein product MQTYDAYRTALADVPLPAAFVDLDALAANVATVQDRGAGTRVRVASKSVRCREILDRVTDAAGIRGLMCYTGREAAYLHEHGFDDLLVAYPVLSRDELDPAADAVADGADVTLMADCAEHVERAAAAARDADVVFDLCIDVDMSTEHLTQWFGVKRSGVRSPEAALDLAATIDAAEGVDLAGIMGYDAQIAGLPDRDPSNSAALNAVIRRLKERSKPVLRKRRQDVARALDEEYGLPLVNGGGTGSVEFTVGDPWVTEVTVGSGFYAPRLFDWYDRFQHEPAAGYAIEVTRMPDPTIFTCRGGGYVASGPPGEDKAPAPELPEGAALLDEEGAGEVQTPVRYDGPVDLDYGDPIVMRHAKAGELCRSFRELHLVRGDEVVETVPTYRGDETCFL